The nucleotide sequence CCTTTGAAGAGGAGTGGGGTTTTGAGAAAAACTTCCCTGAAGACCTCGTGTTTGAAGAGCCACTTGATAATTTGGTTTTGACAATTCTTTCGCAAAATACAAATGATATAAATAGAGATAAAGCGTTCAAGATTTTAAGAGAACAGTATCCAACATGGGAAGAAACAGCATTGGCAAGCGAGTCCGACATTGCACAGAGAATAAAAATAGCCGGCCTCGGCAACACAAAAGCTTCTTACATAAAACAAGCATTGAACACTGTAAAAGATAAATTCGGCGAATACTCCATAAAAGAGCTAAAGAAATGGGATCCCAAAGACGTACGTGAGTTTTTAGTCTCTCTTCCCGGTGTAGGTGTAAAGACTGCGGGCATAGTCATGGTTTTTGACTTAGGAATGCCCTCTTTCCCTGTAGATACGCACGTTGCCAGAATTAGCCGAAGGCTAGGCTGGGCAGAAGAGAAAACCACTCCAGAAAAGATACAATTATATCTGGAAGCCACTCTGCCTGAAGAGCGTTTTGCGGGAGCACATCTTAATTTTCTTAAACAGGGGAGAACTATCTGTAGTGCAAGAAATCCGAAGTGCGGAGAATGCACAGTAAAAAAATGGTGCAAGTTTGGTAAAAGCCTTGACGTTTAATAAATAATTGATATAATGCTTTCTGTTAGCCGGGGTGGCGGAATGGTAGACGCACGGGACTTAAAATCCCGCGAACGCAAGTTCGTGGGGGTTCGACTCCCCCTCTCGGCACCAGAGATCGATATCGCGGGGTGGAGCAGTACGGTAGCTCGTCGGGCTCATAACCCGAAGGTCACAGGTTCAAATCCTGTCCCCGCAACCAACTTCGGCGCTGTAGCTCAGCTGGCTAGAGCATCCGGTTCATACCCGGCAGGTCACTGGTTCGAGTCCAGTTAGCGCCACCATCATACGAACGTAAAATTAATAAAATAGATAATAACCTCCCTCTTTTATAAAGAGGGATTTTTTTTGCATTTTATATCTCTGTCTTGACTTCTCAATATTTCTAACAATGTTGCCATGTTATAATTATCATTGAAAAAAGTCGGCAACTTACTGGTTACAATTAATATTTGGCGGTCTTATAAAACAAATATTTATGTTCATGGAGGATCTACATGGAAAATACCCACAAGCCCGTTGTAGCTTTAATTTATGATTTCGATGGCACACTTTCTCCTAGAAATATGCAAGAGTACAGCTTCATAAGAGCATTGAACATGTCTCCCAAAGATTTTTGGAGCAAAGCTCAGGCGCTTTCAGAGAAGAATGATGCAAGTAGCATCTCTTGCTACATGAAATTAATGTTAGATGAAGCCAAGAGCAAAAACATCTCACTTCAGAGAAAATCTTTTCGCAGCTTCGGGCATGAAGTAGAGCTTTTTCCCGGAGTAAAAGAGTGGTTTTCTCTCATAAACAAATTGGGAGATGAAAAAGAATTAACGATAAAACATTACATAAACTCCTCCGGGCTGAAAGAAATGATAGAAGGCACAGACATCGCACATGAATTTGAACGCATATATGCCTGTTCCTTTATCTACAACGTTGACGAAGTCGCAGAATGGCCAGCTGTGGCAGTAGACTTCACAACCAAAACTCAGTTCCTTTTCAAAATAAACAAAGGTATTGACAGTGTTCGAGACGATAAAAAAATCAATGAATATGTTCCCAAAGATCAACGGCCAATACCCTTTGAAAGAATGATTTACTTTGGAGATGGAGAAACCGATATCCCCTGTATGAGAATGGTAAAACAGGAGGGCGGCTACTCAGTGGCAGTATATAATCCCGAAGACGAGCAGAAGCGCCTCAATGCGGAGAAACTAATAAAAGAAGAGCGAGTCAATTTTGTCTGTGAAGCAGATTACAGAAAAGAAAAAGATATATTTAACGTTGTTAAAACTGTCCTTGAAAAGATGAAGTCAGACTTTGATTTTGCAGAGCTGTTGAACAAGCACAAAAAAATAGCCGAAAACACGAAATAGAAATGATGGTAGAGGGATGCCATATTCTGCCGCTATCGGCAGAAACAAGAGAACAGCTGGAAGATAAAAAGAGAGAAGTTATATCCTTCCTTAACAAACAAGTGCCTTTAGAAAAAATATCACAACGGTTGCTATCAGAAGAGCCCTTGAGACACAGAATGGCCGTTGTGGCTTCAGAACATAAAGAAGCTGAAACTCTAATAGAAGAAACAGATTCCTTTGACTCGTCAAACTTAAATAATAAAATAATTTTTGCTTTCCCCGGTCAAGGCGCAGCAGGCGCCATTCCTCTAAAATACCTCAGAAATAACTTAAAAGAATTTGATTTCTATATAACAACAGCAGAAAACATACTGAATGAAGAGAGCATCTCTATCTCTGAAATACTTTCCTCCTGGAAACACAATTCATCTGTAGAAGAACAGCTCTTTTCTTTTGTCTTTGGCATAGGCATGGCAAAGCAATATCTTTACGATGGAGTAAATCCGGATATATTAATAGGACATTCTTTGGGTGAAATCACAGCAGCAGTTGTTTCAGAAACCTTGTCCTTTGAAGAAGCCTTAATATACGTTCTTAAGCGAGCAAAACTTATGGACAGCATAAAGGAAAAAGGAGTAATGTGCGCTCTGAGTGCTTCGGAGAAAGAAATTGAGAAGATACTTGCAAGGGGGAAGGACCTTTCACTAGCAGCTGTAAATGCTCACGCTCTATATGTAATTTCTGGTAGGAAAAAAGATATCCTCAAAGCCGAGAGTGAAATGGATAAATTGGAAATAAAACATAAAAGACTAAAAGTTACTCTTGCTGCACACTCATCTCTACTGGATCCCATACTTCTCGAAATAGAGAAAATAGGAATAAAAAATATAAGAGAAGGCAAATATCCACAATACTCCTCACTAAGTGGAGCCCTACTCGACATTAATGAACTTCGAGAATCTGATTGGTGGAGCAGACACACGCGATCAACGGTTTCCTTTGCCTCAGCACTCTCTTCAATGGAAGCAGCTATATCCCCCTCAAAGCCCATTGTAGTGGAATTCGGTGTGCACAGAGTTCTCATGTCAGGCGGCATGGAAACATTAAAAGACTCATACTGGACGGGCTGCTGCTCCATGTCAAAATATCATGAAAATAAATCTCCGGAATACTGTTACAAAAGAGGATATCTTGAGAGTATGTCAGCCTTATGGCAGTATGGAGCAAACATTAAATTAAAAGGATTAATTAAATAATTTATAATAGCAGGCGAAATAAAATAAAAGATTAAAAAATAGCAGTGAAAAGAGATGATGATATGAGAATAGTAGTAAGTGCTTGTCTTTTGGGTATGAACTGCCGCTATTGCGGTGGAGGTTCACTTGATGAAAAAATATTGGAGCTCTCCAAAGAGCATGAACTAATCCCTCTTTGTTCAGAGCAGCTCGGAGGTCTGCCTACGCCCAGAGAGCCTAACGAAATTTTAGATGGTCGTGTTAGAGAAAAAAGCGGCAAAGACAACACAGAAATTTTTCATCTGGGAGCACAAGAAGTATTGAATATAATGAAGCGTCTTGATTGCAAACACGCCATTCTAAAGCAGAGAAGCCCATCCTGTGGCTCTTCCAAAATATATGACGGAACTTTCAGCGGAAAGGTTATACCTGGAAGAGGAATAACAGCATCTCTCTTGATAGAGAACGGGATAAAAGTCGTCAGCGAAGAAGAGATAGATGAGCTATTTTCATAAATAATCAAAAGTTTGACCATCCCTTACAAAGCTCTTCATAAAATGCTTAATCTACAAAAAACAAAGTATCAGTTATAAAAAGCCGAAATTCAATAAATATCAAAGATATAAACGTAAAATGCTAAATATATTACCCCTATCAGAGTTGAATAATGCAGCCTGTTTGATTACACTCTTTTTCGAAAGGTAATTAGCACTCTCATGTTATGAGTGCTAATACAAAGAAGTTAAATTAAACAGGAGGGATATTTTATGAATCTAAAACCACTAGGAGACAGAATTGTTGTAAAAACAGCAGAGTACGAAGAGGTAACAAAGGGCGGACTCGTATTGCCTGATACAGCAAAAGAAAAGCCGGTAGAAGGAGTCGTAGTAGCAGTAGGAGCAGGGAAAGTCCTTGATACAGGCAAACGTCAGCCGATGGAAGTCGCTGTGAATGACAGAGTCATCTACAGCAAGTACTCCGGCACAGAAGTTAAGTTCGACGGCGAAGAATACTTGATTCTTAGCGAAAGAGACATTCTCGCTGTAGTATCTAAGTAGTTTTAACTGATTACTTATAGGAGGAATAAAATTATGGCAAAAACATTACTTTTCAGAGAAGATGCACGTCGCGCTCTTGAGCGTGGCATAGACAAAGTAGCAGATACAGTAGGTATTACACTTGGCCCCAAAGGTCGCAACGTAGTACTTGAGAAAAAATTCGGTTCACCCTCAATCACAAATGACGGTGTAACAATCGCAAAGGATATTGAACTCGAAGATCCGTTCGAAAATATGGGAGCACAGCTTCTTAAAGAAGTAGCTTCTAAGACAAACGATGTGGCAGGAGACGGTACAACAACAGCCACAGTTCTTGCGCGTGCAATGATAAAAGAAGGAATCAAAAACGTAGCAGCAGGAGCGAATGGAATCCTTATTCACAAGGGCATTGACCTTGCAGCAAAAACAGTTGTTGAAAGCCTTAAGAAACAGGCAATCAAAGTAAAAGACCACGACAAAATCGCACAGGTCGCAGCAATCTCAGCTGATGATAAAGAAATAGGCGAACTCATTGCAGATGCAATGGATAAAGTCGGAGAAGAAGGCGTAATCACAGTTGAAGATAGCAAAAGCATCGGAACCACGCTCGAAACAGTAGAAGGACTCCAGTTCGACAGAGGCTATCTCAGCCCCTACATGGTTACAAATCCCGATCGCATGGAAGCAATACTTGACGATGCAAACGTACTCCTCGTAGACGGAAAAATCAGCAACGTCAAAGAAATGCTCCCCTTGCTCGAGAAAATCGTACAGCTTGGCAAACCCCTTCTTCTCATAGCAGAAGACGTTGAGGGAGAAGCCCTTGCAACACTAGTAGTCAATAAACTCCGTGGAATTCTCTCCGTAGTTGCCGTTAAGGCACCCGGATTCGGCGATCGCAGAAAAGCAATGGTTCAGGACATCGCAATCGTAACAGGTGCTACAGTTATAAGCGAAGAAGTTGGACTTAAACTCGAAAACGCTGAAACAACAGTTCTCGGAACTGCAAAGAAAATCAAAGTAACCAAAGACGATACAACAATCATTGAAGGAGCCGGCGACACCAAAGAAATCGAAAAACGCACGCTCCAGATCAAGAGAGAAATCGAAGAATCAACTTCAGACTATGATAAAGAAAAGCTCCAGGAGCGCCTTGCCAAAATCGCAGGCGGCGTAGCAGTCATTCATGTCGGAGCCGCAACAGAAACAGAGCAGAAAGAGCTCAAACTTCGTATTGAAGACGCACTCAACTCAACACGTGCAGCAGTTGAAGAAGGAATCGTTGCAGGTGGTGGAGCCGCTCTCGTAGGTTGCTTGAAAGATCTTGGCGGTATGATGGCAACACTCGAAGGTGACGTAAAAACAGGTGCACTAATAGTCAGTAAAGCAATGTTGGAACCCCTCCATCGCATCGCAACAAACGCAGGTATGCAGGGTGACGTCATCATCGAAAAAGTTAAAACACTCAAAGCAGGGCAGGGACTCGATGCTACAACAGGAGAGTATGTTGACATGGTTAAAGCCGGAATCATCGACCCCGTAAAAGTTACACGCTCAGCACTGCAGAATGCAGCATCAATCGCAGGCATGATACTCACAACAGACGTTCTTGTTGCCGACAAACCCGAAAAGAAAGATCCAATGGGAGACATGGCAGCCATGGGCGGAATGGGTGGCATGGGCGGAATGGGCGGTATGGGTTACTAATCCAACCAAAGCTCATTACAACACAGCAACAACCATCGGGAAAGAGAGAAATCTCTTTCCCGTTTTTTTGTTCTCTCTTGTATGCGACTATTTTTTATGTAATACTTAACAATGAAAGCTAATAATTCGGAGGTGATGGGATTTATCCCATACAAATGAACAGCGACAGAATACTCATCATAGACTGTGCTTCACAGTACAGCCAACTGATAGCCAGAACAGTAAGAGAATTAGGCGTTTACAGTGAAATCTTATTTTGGGATGTCCCCATTGAAAAGATAAAGGAAATAAACCCCTCCGGAATAATTATCACCGGCGACATGCAGAGCTTATACGAACGTGACGCCCCAAACATCTCCAAAGAAATACTTTCTCTCGATATTCCAATTTTCGGCATAGGATACGGAATGACTCTTATAGCAAAAATGCTGGGCGGAAAAATAAAAGAGGGCAAAGCAGGAGAATATAAAAAAGAAAACATCACCATCAAAGGCGACACACTTCTTTCAGACTCACCCGAAGATAAAAAAACAGTTGCTTGGTTAAACTACTGCGACGAAGTAACAGCACTTCCTTCAGGATATAAACTCACAGCACATAATGAAGCCGGACTCTGTCTTGGATTTGAATCAGAAGATAAAAGAATAAGTGCCGTACAATTTCACCCCGAAGCAGTACAAACTGAAAATGGAAAAGATATATTGTCAGCCTTTATATTTGACATATGCAGCTGCAACAAAGATTGGACACTTGGCACACCATGGGTGGATAGCGAAGTAGAAAAGATAAAAAACACAGTCGGAAGCGGACGAGTAATAGGAGCTCTCTCAGGTGGAGTGGACTCAACAGTATCGGCAGTCATAACGTCAAAAGCAGTAGGAGACAACCTACACTGCATATTCGTAGACCATGGCATGTTGCGTAAAGATGAAGGCAAACAAGTCATGGAAACATATCGTTCTCTGAACTTAAACGTACACTACGTAAACGCAGAAGATAGATTTTTATCGGCTCTTTCAGGCGTAACCGAACCGGAAAAGAAACGCAAAATAATTGGCGAGCTCTTCATTCGCATATTTGAAGAAGAAGCGAACAAATTGGGTGGAGCTGAGTGGCTTCTGCAAGGCACCATCTATCCCGATATAGTTGAGAGCGGCCGGGCAGGATCAGCCGTA is from Synergistaceae bacterium and encodes:
- a CDS encoding acyltransferase domain-containing protein; its protein translation is MMVEGCHILPLSAETREQLEDKKREVISFLNKQVPLEKISQRLLSEEPLRHRMAVVASEHKEAETLIEETDSFDSSNLNNKIIFAFPGQGAAGAIPLKYLRNNLKEFDFYITTAENILNEESISISEILSSWKHNSSVEEQLFSFVFGIGMAKQYLYDGVNPDILIGHSLGEITAAVVSETLSFEEALIYVLKRAKLMDSIKEKGVMCALSASEKEIEKILARGKDLSLAAVNAHALYVISGRKKDILKAESEMDKLEIKHKRLKVTLAAHSSLLDPILLEIEKIGIKNIREGKYPQYSSLSGALLDINELRESDWWSRHTRSTVSFASALSSMEAAISPSKPIVVEFGVHRVLMSGGMETLKDSYWTGCCSMSKYHENKSPEYCYKRGYLESMSALWQYGANIKLKGLIK
- a CDS encoding co-chaperone GroES yields the protein MNLKPLGDRIVVKTAEYEEVTKGGLVLPDTAKEKPVEGVVVAVGAGKVLDTGKRQPMEVAVNDRVIYSKYSGTEVKFDGEEYLILSERDILAVVSK
- a CDS encoding haloacid dehalogenase-like hydrolase, which encodes MENTHKPVVALIYDFDGTLSPRNMQEYSFIRALNMSPKDFWSKAQALSEKNDASSISCYMKLMLDEAKSKNISLQRKSFRSFGHEVELFPGVKEWFSLINKLGDEKELTIKHYINSSGLKEMIEGTDIAHEFERIYACSFIYNVDEVAEWPAVAVDFTTKTQFLFKINKGIDSVRDDKKINEYVPKDQRPIPFERMIYFGDGETDIPCMRMVKQEGGYSVAVYNPEDEQKRLNAEKLIKEERVNFVCEADYRKEKDIFNVVKTVLEKMKSDFDFAELLNKHKKIAENTK
- a CDS encoding DUF523 domain-containing protein, whose product is MRIVVSACLLGMNCRYCGGGSLDEKILELSKEHELIPLCSEQLGGLPTPREPNEILDGRVREKSGKDNTEIFHLGAQEVLNIMKRLDCKHAILKQRSPSCGSSKIYDGTFSGKVIPGRGITASLLIENGIKVVSEEEIDELFS
- the guaA gene encoding glutamine-hydrolyzing GMP synthase translates to MQMNSDRILIIDCASQYSQLIARTVRELGVYSEILFWDVPIEKIKEINPSGIIITGDMQSLYERDAPNISKEILSLDIPIFGIGYGMTLIAKMLGGKIKEGKAGEYKKENITIKGDTLLSDSPEDKKTVAWLNYCDEVTALPSGYKLTAHNEAGLCLGFESEDKRISAVQFHPEAVQTENGKDILSAFIFDICSCNKDWTLGTPWVDSEVEKIKNTVGSGRVIGALSGGVDSTVSAVITSKAVGDNLHCIFVDHGMLRKDEGKQVMETYRSLNLNVHYVNAEDRFLSALSGVTEPEKKRKIIGELFIRIFEEEANKLGGAEWLLQGTIYPDIVESGRAGSAVIKSHHNVGGLPEDMKMGLIEPLKSLFKDEVRAIGRTLGIESHFLDRHPFPGPGLGVRCLGELKKERLDTLREADAIFIEEIRKAGLYDEIWQAYCALLPIRSVGVTDKVRTYGETIVMRAVASLDAMTAEWVRLPYELLNTVSERICAEVAQVNRVVYDVSNKPPATIEWE
- the groL gene encoding chaperonin GroEL (60 kDa chaperone family; promotes refolding of misfolded polypeptides especially under stressful conditions; forms two stacked rings of heptamers to form a barrel-shaped 14mer; ends can be capped by GroES; misfolded proteins enter the barrel where they are refolded when GroES binds): MAKTLLFREDARRALERGIDKVADTVGITLGPKGRNVVLEKKFGSPSITNDGVTIAKDIELEDPFENMGAQLLKEVASKTNDVAGDGTTTATVLARAMIKEGIKNVAAGANGILIHKGIDLAAKTVVESLKKQAIKVKDHDKIAQVAAISADDKEIGELIADAMDKVGEEGVITVEDSKSIGTTLETVEGLQFDRGYLSPYMVTNPDRMEAILDDANVLLVDGKISNVKEMLPLLEKIVQLGKPLLLIAEDVEGEALATLVVNKLRGILSVVAVKAPGFGDRRKAMVQDIAIVTGATVISEEVGLKLENAETTVLGTAKKIKVTKDDTTIIEGAGDTKEIEKRTLQIKREIEESTSDYDKEKLQERLAKIAGGVAVIHVGAATETEQKELKLRIEDALNSTRAAVEEGIVAGGGAALVGCLKDLGGMMATLEGDVKTGALIVSKAMLEPLHRIATNAGMQGDVIIEKVKTLKAGQGLDATTGEYVDMVKAGIIDPVKVTRSALQNAASIAGMILTTDVLVADKPEKKDPMGDMAAMGGMGGMGGMGGMGY
- a CDS encoding endonuclease III codes for the protein FEEEWGFEKNFPEDLVFEEPLDNLVLTILSQNTNDINRDKAFKILREQYPTWEETALASESDIAQRIKIAGLGNTKASYIKQALNTVKDKFGEYSIKELKKWDPKDVREFLVSLPGVGVKTAGIVMVFDLGMPSFPVDTHVARISRRLGWAEEKTTPEKIQLYLEATLPEERFAGAHLNFLKQGRTICSARNPKCGECTVKKWCKFGKSLDV